CAATCGCCTTCAGGAGCTCATCGCCGGCCACATGGCCTAGACTGTCGTTGATCGTCTTGAAGCGATCGAGGTCGATGAACAAAACACCCACGCGTCGGTTACGGCGTTTGGCCCGCACGAGGGCCCCGCCGAGACCCGTCTCGATCGAACGGCGATTGGGCAGGCCGGTCAACGAGTCGAAGAGGGCCAAGGATTGGAGCCGCGCCTCCGACGCCTTGATCTCGCTGATGTCGGTAAATACGCCGACATAGTGACTAGGCATACCTTGGTCATCATGCACGACGCTGATCGTGAGTCGTTGTGGATAGAGCTCGCCGCCCTTGCGCCGATTCCAGATCTCCCCCTGCCAATAGCCTGTATCGTTGATGCAGCGCCACATCCGTTCGTAGAAGTCCTTGTCGTTGCGCCCCGACGCCGCGACCGCCGGATTCTTGCCGAGCACCTCGGCCTCCGTGTAGCCGGTGATTTCGGTGTAAGCCCGGTTGACGGCGATGATCCCGGGGGTCAGGTCCGTGATGACGACACCGTCGCGGGTGCACTCGAAGACCGCTGCGGCCAGGCGCAAGGCCTCTTCGGCGCGCTTGCGTTGGGTTATGTCGTGCACGATGCAGAAGCGCAGGCGGCGCCCCCCGATCGTGACCGCCGAGCTGTAGACCTCGACCGGTCGCGTCGTCTCGTCACTGCAACGCTGGCGCCCTTCGAAGTGGTCCGGGCCGGAACTCCCAAGCTCGCCCAGGAGCAGCGGATTGCCCTGGTGGTCGCGCGTATCCAGGAGCCCCACGCCAGCGGCATTTAGCCGCTCCAAACTGTAACCGTAAAAACGACAGGCGGCCGGATTCGCATCGACGATCCGCCCGTCCTGCGGGTCGACGAGCAGCATGGCCGCGTGGTCGTTCTCGAACAGACTGTGGTAACGCGCCTCGCTGTCGCGCAGGGCCTGATTCTGAGCCAGGTAATCGAGCGCGAAAGAGACATCCCGCGCGATCTCATCGAGGGTCGCGAGCACATCCTCGGTGAAGTAGCCGGGTTCCTCGGCATAGAGCGTCAGGGCCCCCACGAGATCGCCCTGGGCGCGGATCGGGAAAGCCCCGGCGGCCCGGATACCGACCCGGACGGCTGGCCCATGCTGGGGCTCGCCGATGGTGTCGGCGAGGAAGTCGTTGCTGACGGCACGCACGCCGTCACGCATCGCTCGGGTGCAGAGGCTATGCTCCAAGGAGACGGCGTTGGTCGGATCGCCCCAAACCGTCGCCAAATAGCCAGCATCGTCGCCATAATGCGCCACTTGGCGAATTCGGTCGCGATCCGGCTCGCGCAGGCCGATCCAGGCGAAGCGGAAACGCCCGTGGCCCACGGCGACGCGACAGACCTCGGCGAACAGGGTCTCGCGGTCCATGCATCGCAACATCGCCTGATTGGTCTGCGAGAGGACCTCATAGAGATCGCGCTGACGTCGCAACGCCGTCTCGCTACGACGCCGCTCGGTGACGTCGTCGATCGTCGCGATCAAGTTCTCCACTGAACCGTCGGCGCGGCGCAGGCACCGCGCGTCGACCGTCCCGTAGACGACCGAGCCATCGGGGCGCAGATAGCGTTTGTCGCGCCGGTAGTGGTCGATCTCGCCGCGCGCCAGGGCCTCCTGCGCGGCCAAATCCGCATCGCGGTCAGCCGGATGCGTAATGTCCATCCAGCTCAAACCTTCGAGTTCCGCCCGCGAGCGGCCGACGATCTCGCAAAAGCGGTCGTTGAAACGCAACCAACGCCTATGCGGCACATCGGCGATGACCATGCCGATGAACGGCAGCTCGTAGAAGTGCCGCAGCAGGCGGTCGTGCTCGCCCTGATGTGCCAGCAGGGCGAGGCGCTGGCGGTGCTGCTGCTGGCGCCACAGCAGCCAGAGGATGATGGCGATCGCCAAGGTCGCGAACAGGGTGACGGTGCCCACCCACATGGCCAAACTCAGTACCGGGACGAGGACCTCGTCACGATCGCGCTTGGCGATCAGGAACCAGTCGGTGCCAGCCACGGGGCGATAGGCCGCCAACACCGCAACGCCGCGATAGTCCTTGCCCGAGATGGTGCCGGCGTGTCCCTCCCGCAGCGCAACCGCCGCTGGCAGATCCGGCGAAGCGACCGGCAGGCGGCGGGTGAGCGCCCCCCCGGACACGTGGCGCAACGGATTCAGGAACACGAGATCCTCGCCGTCGCGGCGCACCAGCAGGGTCTCGCCG
This portion of the Thioflavicoccus mobilis 8321 genome encodes:
- a CDS encoding bifunctional diguanylate cyclase/phosphodiesterase yields the protein MGSLVEDPDLLWRVELVKGALFVAFTSVLFYLVLRAQRTSAALTFEDLDETRIHGRWLVAAVAALAMLAPLLAVSIFQIKGPAEEQEVLADLSAIAELKAERLAFWLVERRGDGLALSNDPEFIGQVAALVADRGAKGISRVLHDRLAAIRQAYGYDLIALVSAAGEPLVIVADQGGALYRARQRLASAAATSLKPYSELFRDADDNLHLDTIVPLVAEPGERPIGFAVFHTDPEQFLLPFIRYWPTASSSGETLLVRRDGEDLVFLNPLRHVSGGALTRRLPVASPDLPAAVALREGHAGTISGKDYRGVAVLAAYRPVAGTDWFLIAKRDRDEVLVPVLSLAMWVGTVTLFATLAIAIILWLLWRQQQHRQRLALLAHQGEHDRLLRHFYELPFIGMVIADVPHRRWLRFNDRFCEIVGRSRAELEGLSWMDITHPADRDADLAAQEALARGEIDHYRRDKRYLRPDGSVVYGTVDARCLRRADGSVENLIATIDDVTERRRSETALRRQRDLYEVLSQTNQAMLRCMDRETLFAEVCRVAVGHGRFRFAWIGLREPDRDRIRQVAHYGDDAGYLATVWGDPTNAVSLEHSLCTRAMRDGVRAVSNDFLADTIGEPQHGPAVRVGIRAAGAFPIRAQGDLVGALTLYAEEPGYFTEDVLATLDEIARDVSFALDYLAQNQALRDSEARYHSLFENDHAAMLLVDPQDGRIVDANPAACRFYGYSLERLNAAGVGLLDTRDHQGNPLLLGELGSSGPDHFEGRQRCSDETTRPVEVYSSAVTIGGRRLRFCIVHDITQRKRAEEALRLAAAVFECTRDGVVITDLTPGIIAVNRAYTEITGYTEAEVLGKNPAVAASGRNDKDFYERMWRCINDTGYWQGEIWNRRKGGELYPQRLTISVVHDDQGMPSHYVGVFTDISEIKASEARLQSLALFDSLTGLPNRRSIETGLGGALVRAKRRNRRVGVLFIDLDRFKTINDSLGHVAGDELLKAIAVRLGQRLREEDTLARLGGDEFLLVVDSLTRPEDLGTVARSLLQVLEGPFVLATGHEVYIGASIGVSLYPDDAADVTALIQHADAAMYQAKEQGRNTYRFYTRVLTQRANRRLDLETRLRRALEREEFLLHYQPIVSVDDGRVLGLEALVRWQPAGAPLMRPLEFIPICEETGLILPVGEWILRTACNQVRQWLDAGCVPFKMAVNLSGRQLRYREVCRQIEGALRDTGIPADRLQLELTEGCFLAQGQEALAALGELESLGVELVIDDFGSGCSSLSHLKRFHVAQLKMDRGFVQNLVLESDDREIASAIIAMAHVLGVEVVAEGVENEAQSEWLAQMGCDAVQGYLFGRPLTAEAAWQWVRRGGRAADEDSSGAVV